In Pseudochaenichthys georgianus chromosome 6, fPseGeo1.2, whole genome shotgun sequence, a single window of DNA contains:
- the LOC117447682 gene encoding uncharacterized protein isoform X1, whose product MGGNSPSHLPGEEGGGVTFVKGIRLSDKVIHRMKESKVVAPPLSQKPRPPPPETQTPPPVPPPSVKHVLPLLTPPPPFTPPQTLEAPSLPPSVELAPPVKLVLPPPVKFHSLPEAPPLTDPVLSSPPPPTTPPQVEAPVESPPPPAVVEPVVPTPFESFIRPHVEPETLSPPPVAEPVVIPPPVDLAVAPPEPQASPPPSETPAAVALSVEPLHSALLSAPPVETVQAPPTVELTPITPPCPVEAAVPPAAAFDLTPACETLPPPSPQELLEAPTPLFESVAAPSSPPEYVAAPSTLLESIAPPCSLPEPMTAPAPSLESLAAPCLSLELVAPPSSTPEPVAPPTPILELVTAPPTPTETVAPSAPLVESVAPPAPLPEPVTAPAPSLESLAAPCLSLELVAPPSSTPEPVAPPTPILEQVTAPPTPTETVAPSAPLVESVAPPAPLPEPVTAPAPSLESLAAPCLSLELVAPPSSTPEPVAPPTPILELVTAPPTPTETVAPSAPLVESVAPPAPLPEPVTAPAPSLDLVAAPAPLLESVAAPSPPPEIVEAPSTTPEQVEPPSPLLECVAPSTPLPEPVAAPLELVAAPSSPLEPEAPPSPLLEIVAAPCPPLESVIAQSPPLELVAPPSPPLEPEAAPSPLLELVAAPSPPPETLAAPSPPPELTFEEPSPPCHCVELALVPSDAPVSHSFVEPLAPPPPPPAPAPPAEEPTLTVFLPPAVEAEVPAVASAAPPAAGPPAPPEVVEENLRQKIKEEMQMSLEEEIYQRRQELQRQLEEIRAQAHAEALSAAQTQVEKQVMKTLQAEKAAYVENLTEAIAKERIKTDDERLMVQLYRMEVKAHQLEEREKELRKRDALYREHVTKLEKKCTEFYKVTAESFQKGKEDTHNRFARVDIQPVCSDLQGQILKCYRENTGKTLSCSSIASAYMQCVDNAKKNKLSTGG is encoded by the exons ATGGGGGGAAACAGCCCGAGTCACCTCCCAGGAGAGGAGGGTGGAGGAGTCACTTTTGTGAAGGGCATTCGG CTGTCAGACAAAGTGATCCATCGGATGAAGGAGTCTAAGGTCGTCGCTCCTCCACTTTCACAGAAACcacgtcctcctccacctgaaacacaaacaccACCTCCCgttccccccccctctgtcaaaCACGtactccctctcctgacaccTCCACCTCCGTTCACCCCTCCCCAAACTCTTGAAGCCCCATCCCTTCCTCCATCAGTGGAACTGGCTCCTCCTGTAAAACTCGTACTTCCACCTCCTGTGAAGTTTCACTCCCTGCCAGAAGCTCCACCTCTAACTGACCCTGTTCTCTCCTCTCCACCTCCGCCTACTACACCTCCACAAGTAGAGGCACCTGTGGAGTCTCCTCCTCCACCCGCTGTAGTGGAGCCAGTAGTCCCAACTCCATTTGAATCCTTCATCCGACCTCATGTGGAGCCAGAAACCCTGTCTCCACCTCCAGTAGCAGAACCTGTTGTCATACCTCCACCTGTGGACTTGGCTGTTGCTCCACCTGAACCTCAAGCTTCCCCTCCGCCCTCTGAAACACCTGCTGCTGTAGCTCTGTCTGTTGAACCTCTTCATTCTGCTTTACTGTCTGCTCCACCAGTGGAAACAGTTCAGGCTCCACCCACTGTTGAATTAACCCCAATAACACCACCCTGTCCCGTTGAGGCTGCAGTCCCTCCTGCTGCAGCTTTTGATTTAACGCCTGCATGTGAAACGCTTCCACCTCCATCACCTCAAGAGCTGCTGGAAGCACCCACTCCTCTTTTTGAGTCAGTGGCagctccatcttctccaccagaGTATGTGGCAGCACCATCTACTCTTTTAGAGTCCATTGCACCACCCTGTTCTCTCCCAGAGCCAATGACAGCACCAGCTCCTTCCTTAGAGTCGCTGGCAGCTCCCTGTCTTTCACTAGAGCTTGTGGCACCACCATCTTCTACCCCAGAGCCGGTGGCCCCACCCACCCCTATTTTAGAGCTGGTAACAGCACCACCTACTCCCACTGAGACGGTGGCACCGTCTGCCCCTCTTGTAGAGTCTGTTGCACCACCCGCTCCTCTCCCAGAGCCAGTGACAGCACCAGCTCCTTCCTTAGAGTCGCTGGCAGCTCCCTGTCTTTCACTAGAGCTTGTGGCACCACCATCTTCTACCCCAGAGCCGGTGGCCCCACCCACCCCTATTTTAGAGCAGGTAACAGCACCACCTACTCCCACTGAGACGGTGGCACCGTCTGCCCCTCTTGTAGAGTCTGTTGCACCACCCGCTCCTCTCCCAGAGCCAGTGACAGCACCAGCTCCTTCCTTAGAGTCGCTGGCAGCTCCCTGTCTTTCACTAGAGCTTGTGGCACCACCATCTTCTACCCCAGAGCCGGTGGCCCCACCCACCCCTATTTTAGAGCTGGTAACAGCACCACCTACTCCCACTGAGACGGTGGCACCGTCTGCCCCTCTTGTAGAGTCTGTTGCACCACCCGCTCCTCTCCCAGAGCCAGTGACAGCACCAGCTCCTTCCTTAGATTTGGTGGCAGCACCAGCTCCTCTTTTGGAATCTGTGGCGGCACCTTCCCCTCCCCCAGAGATTGTGGAAGCACCCTCTACTACtccagagcaggtggaaccaccCTCTCCTCTTTTAGAGTGTGTTGCACCATCCACTCCTCTACCAGAGCCAGTGGCAGCCCCTCTAGAGCTTGTTGCAGCACCATCTTCTCCCCTGGAGCCAGAAGCACCACCCTCTCCTCTTTTAGAGATTGTGGCAGCACCCTGTCCACCTTTAGAGTCGGTGATAGCACAATCTCCTCCCTTAGAGTTGGTAGCACCACCCTCTCCTCCACTAGAGCCGGAGGCAGCACCCTCTCCTCTTTTAGAGTTGGTTGCTGCACCCTCTCCTCCCCCCGAGACTCTGGCAGCACCTTCACCTCCCCCAGAGCTCACTTTTGAAGAGCCCTCCCCTCCCTGTCACTGTGTGGAGTTGGCTCTTGTACCCTCTGATGCACCTGTAAGCCATTCCTTCGTCGAGCCTCTGgcaccacctccacctccacctgctcctgctccaCCTGCTGAGGAGCCCACCCTGACGGTGTTTCTGCCCCCTGCCGTTGAGGCTGAAGTTCCTGCTGTAGCCTCAGCAGCTCCACCTGCAGCAG GCCCACCTGCTCCTCCTGAGGTGGTGGAGGAGAACCTCAGGCAGAAGATCAAAGAGGAGATGCAGATGAGTCTGGAGGAGGAGATCTACCAGAGGAGGCAGGAGCTGCAGCGACA GCTGGAGGAGATAAGGGCTCAGGCTCATGCAGAGGCCCTGTCAGCCGCTCAGACTCAGGTGGAGAAGCAGGTGATGAAGACGCTGCAGGCGGAGAAGGCGGCGTACGTGGAGAACCTGACGGAGGCCATCGCGAAGGAGCGAATAAAGACTGACGATGAGAGGCTGATGGTGCAGCTTTAC CGGATGGAGGTGAAG GCTCATCAGCTGGAGGAGCGGGAGAAAGAGTTGAGGAAACGAGACGCTCTCTACAGGGAACACGTCACAAAACTTGAAAAAAAG TGCACTGAGTTTTATAAAGTGACGGCTGAGAGCTTCCAGAAGGGCAAAGAAGACACTCACAACCGTTTTGC GCGTGTTGATATCCAGCCGGTTTGCAGTGACCTGCAGGGTCAGATTCTGAAATGCTACAGGGAGAACACTGGAAAGACTCTGTCCTGCTCCAGTATCGCCTCGGCCTACATGCAGTGTGTGGACAATGCCAAGAAG AATAAACTGAGCACAGGAGGGTAA
- the LOC117447682 gene encoding uncharacterized protein isoform X2, whose translation MGGNSPSHLPGEEGGGVTFVKGIRLSDKVIHRMKESKVVAPPLSQKPRPPPPETQTPPPVPPPSVKHVLPLLTPPPPFTPPQTLEAPSLPPSVELAPPVKLVLPPPVKFHSLPEAPPLTDPVLSSPPPPTTPPQVEAPVESPPPPAVVEPVVPTPFESFIRPHVEPETLSPPPVAEPVVIPPPVDLAVAPPEPQASPPPSETPAAVALSVEPLHSALLSAPPVETVQAPPTVELTPITPPCPVEAAVPPAAAFDLTPACETLPPPSPQELLEAPTPLFESVAAPSSPPEYVAAPSTLLESIAPPCSLPEPMTAPAPSLESLAAPCLSLELVAPPSSTPEPVAPPTPILELVTAPPTPTETVAPSAPLVESVAPPAPLPEPVTAPAPSLESLAAPCLSLELVAPPSSTPEPVAPPTPILEQVTAPPTPTETVAPSAPLVESVAPPAPLPEPVTAPAPSLESLAAPCLSLELVAPPSSTPEPVAPPTPILELVTAPPTPTETVAPSAPLVESVAPPAPLPEPVTAPAPSLDLVAAPAPLLESVAAPSPPPEIVEAPSTTPEQVEPPSPLLECVAPSTPLPEPVAAPLELVAAPSSPLEPEAPPSPLLEIVAAPCPPLESVIAQSPPLELVAPPSPPLEPEAAPSPLLELVAAPSPPPETLAAPSPPPELTFEEPSPPCHCVELALVPSDAPVSHSFVEPLAPPPPPPAPAPPAEEPTLTVFLPPAVEAEVPAVASAAPPAAGPPAPPEVVEENLRQKIKEEMQMSLEEEIYQRRQELQRQLEEIRAQAHAEALSAAQTQVEKQVMKTLQAEKAAYVENLTEAIAKERIKTDDERLMVQLYAHQLEEREKELRKRDALYREHVTKLEKKCTEFYKVTAESFQKGKEDTHNRFARVDIQPVCSDLQGQILKCYRENTGKTLSCSSIASAYMQCVDNAKKNKLSTGG comes from the exons ATGGGGGGAAACAGCCCGAGTCACCTCCCAGGAGAGGAGGGTGGAGGAGTCACTTTTGTGAAGGGCATTCGG CTGTCAGACAAAGTGATCCATCGGATGAAGGAGTCTAAGGTCGTCGCTCCTCCACTTTCACAGAAACcacgtcctcctccacctgaaacacaaacaccACCTCCCgttccccccccctctgtcaaaCACGtactccctctcctgacaccTCCACCTCCGTTCACCCCTCCCCAAACTCTTGAAGCCCCATCCCTTCCTCCATCAGTGGAACTGGCTCCTCCTGTAAAACTCGTACTTCCACCTCCTGTGAAGTTTCACTCCCTGCCAGAAGCTCCACCTCTAACTGACCCTGTTCTCTCCTCTCCACCTCCGCCTACTACACCTCCACAAGTAGAGGCACCTGTGGAGTCTCCTCCTCCACCCGCTGTAGTGGAGCCAGTAGTCCCAACTCCATTTGAATCCTTCATCCGACCTCATGTGGAGCCAGAAACCCTGTCTCCACCTCCAGTAGCAGAACCTGTTGTCATACCTCCACCTGTGGACTTGGCTGTTGCTCCACCTGAACCTCAAGCTTCCCCTCCGCCCTCTGAAACACCTGCTGCTGTAGCTCTGTCTGTTGAACCTCTTCATTCTGCTTTACTGTCTGCTCCACCAGTGGAAACAGTTCAGGCTCCACCCACTGTTGAATTAACCCCAATAACACCACCCTGTCCCGTTGAGGCTGCAGTCCCTCCTGCTGCAGCTTTTGATTTAACGCCTGCATGTGAAACGCTTCCACCTCCATCACCTCAAGAGCTGCTGGAAGCACCCACTCCTCTTTTTGAGTCAGTGGCagctccatcttctccaccagaGTATGTGGCAGCACCATCTACTCTTTTAGAGTCCATTGCACCACCCTGTTCTCTCCCAGAGCCAATGACAGCACCAGCTCCTTCCTTAGAGTCGCTGGCAGCTCCCTGTCTTTCACTAGAGCTTGTGGCACCACCATCTTCTACCCCAGAGCCGGTGGCCCCACCCACCCCTATTTTAGAGCTGGTAACAGCACCACCTACTCCCACTGAGACGGTGGCACCGTCTGCCCCTCTTGTAGAGTCTGTTGCACCACCCGCTCCTCTCCCAGAGCCAGTGACAGCACCAGCTCCTTCCTTAGAGTCGCTGGCAGCTCCCTGTCTTTCACTAGAGCTTGTGGCACCACCATCTTCTACCCCAGAGCCGGTGGCCCCACCCACCCCTATTTTAGAGCAGGTAACAGCACCACCTACTCCCACTGAGACGGTGGCACCGTCTGCCCCTCTTGTAGAGTCTGTTGCACCACCCGCTCCTCTCCCAGAGCCAGTGACAGCACCAGCTCCTTCCTTAGAGTCGCTGGCAGCTCCCTGTCTTTCACTAGAGCTTGTGGCACCACCATCTTCTACCCCAGAGCCGGTGGCCCCACCCACCCCTATTTTAGAGCTGGTAACAGCACCACCTACTCCCACTGAGACGGTGGCACCGTCTGCCCCTCTTGTAGAGTCTGTTGCACCACCCGCTCCTCTCCCAGAGCCAGTGACAGCACCAGCTCCTTCCTTAGATTTGGTGGCAGCACCAGCTCCTCTTTTGGAATCTGTGGCGGCACCTTCCCCTCCCCCAGAGATTGTGGAAGCACCCTCTACTACtccagagcaggtggaaccaccCTCTCCTCTTTTAGAGTGTGTTGCACCATCCACTCCTCTACCAGAGCCAGTGGCAGCCCCTCTAGAGCTTGTTGCAGCACCATCTTCTCCCCTGGAGCCAGAAGCACCACCCTCTCCTCTTTTAGAGATTGTGGCAGCACCCTGTCCACCTTTAGAGTCGGTGATAGCACAATCTCCTCCCTTAGAGTTGGTAGCACCACCCTCTCCTCCACTAGAGCCGGAGGCAGCACCCTCTCCTCTTTTAGAGTTGGTTGCTGCACCCTCTCCTCCCCCCGAGACTCTGGCAGCACCTTCACCTCCCCCAGAGCTCACTTTTGAAGAGCCCTCCCCTCCCTGTCACTGTGTGGAGTTGGCTCTTGTACCCTCTGATGCACCTGTAAGCCATTCCTTCGTCGAGCCTCTGgcaccacctccacctccacctgctcctgctccaCCTGCTGAGGAGCCCACCCTGACGGTGTTTCTGCCCCCTGCCGTTGAGGCTGAAGTTCCTGCTGTAGCCTCAGCAGCTCCACCTGCAGCAG GCCCACCTGCTCCTCCTGAGGTGGTGGAGGAGAACCTCAGGCAGAAGATCAAAGAGGAGATGCAGATGAGTCTGGAGGAGGAGATCTACCAGAGGAGGCAGGAGCTGCAGCGACA GCTGGAGGAGATAAGGGCTCAGGCTCATGCAGAGGCCCTGTCAGCCGCTCAGACTCAGGTGGAGAAGCAGGTGATGAAGACGCTGCAGGCGGAGAAGGCGGCGTACGTGGAGAACCTGACGGAGGCCATCGCGAAGGAGCGAATAAAGACTGACGATGAGAGGCTGATGGTGCAGCTTTAC GCTCATCAGCTGGAGGAGCGGGAGAAAGAGTTGAGGAAACGAGACGCTCTCTACAGGGAACACGTCACAAAACTTGAAAAAAAG TGCACTGAGTTTTATAAAGTGACGGCTGAGAGCTTCCAGAAGGGCAAAGAAGACACTCACAACCGTTTTGC GCGTGTTGATATCCAGCCGGTTTGCAGTGACCTGCAGGGTCAGATTCTGAAATGCTACAGGGAGAACACTGGAAAGACTCTGTCCTGCTCCAGTATCGCCTCGGCCTACATGCAGTGTGTGGACAATGCCAAGAAG AATAAACTGAGCACAGGAGGGTAA
- the slc35b4 gene encoding UDP-xylose and UDP-N-acetylglucosamine transporter produces MGTAFAIVLVFVGCCCNVVSLELLVRQFPGCGNIVTFAQFLFIALEGFIFETKFGTKKPAIPIRNYVIMVTMFFTVSVINNYALNFNIAMPLHMIFRSGSLIANMILGIIILKKRYTASKYLSIALISAGIFICTIMSAKQVNVATEGSEEQGFYPLIHWLIGIAMLTFALLMSARMGIFQETLYKQYGKHSKEALFYNHCLPLPGFLLLCTDIYNHAVHFSQSTPTVVPVVGVTMPILWLYLLINVITQYVCIRGVFILTTECASLTVTLVVTLRKFLSLIISIMYFQNPFTTWHWVGTAVVFLGTLLYTEVLSSVWAALRGPGGKAKKAE; encoded by the exons ATGGGGACTGCTTTCGCGATTGTTCTGGTGTTTGTGGGTTGTTGCTGTAACGTGGTATCTCTGGAGCTGCTTGTAAG ACAGTTCCCAGGATGTGGAAACATAGTCACCTTCGCTCAGTTCCTCTTCATCGCATTAGAAGGTTTCATCTTTGAAACAAAATTTGGGACGAAGAAACCAGCAATCCCTATCCG CAACTATGTGATCATGGTGACCATGTTCTTCACTGTCAGTGTGATCAACAACTACGCTCTCAACTTCAACATCGCCATGCCGCTGCACATGATCTTCAGATCG GGTTCGCTAATCGCTAACATGATCCTGGGAATAATCATCTTGAAGAAAAG GTATACAGCAAGTAAATATCTGTCTATAGCTTTAATTTCAGCGGGTATCTTCATCTGCACCATCATGTCTGCCAAACAAGTG AATGTAGCCACTGAGGGATCAGAAGAGCAAGGCTTTTACCCACTGATCCACTGGCTTATAG GTATCGCCATGTTGACCTTTGCTCTGCTGATGTCTGCGAGGATGGGCATTTTCCAGGAGACACTGTACAAGCAGTACGGAAAACACTCCAAGGAAGCCCTCTTCTATAAT CACTGCCTGCCTCTGCCGGGCTTCCTGCTCCTCTGCACCGACATCTACAACCACGCCGTCCACTTCAGTCAGAGCA CTCCTACAGTTGTTCCTGTGGTCGGAGTGACGATGCCAATATTGTGGCTCTACCTCCTGATCAACGTCATCACACA GTATGTGTGCATCAGAGGTGTCTTCATCCTGACCACAGAGTGCGCCTCGCTGACCGTCACTCTGGTGGTGACCCTGAGGAAGTTCCTCAGCCTCATCATCTCCATCATGTACTTCCAGAACCCCTTCACCACGTGGCACTGGGTGGGCACGGCGGTCGTCTTCCTCGGCACGCTGCTGTACACCGAGGTGTTGAGCAGTGTGTGGGCGGCTCTGCGTGGACCAGGCGGCAAGGCCAAGAAGGCCGagtga
- the golt1bb gene encoding golgi transport 1Bb has protein sequence MISLTDSQKIGMGLTGFGVFFLFFGMVLFFDKALLAIGNILFVAGLSFVIGLERTFRFFFQKHKVKATSFFLGGVLVVLIGWPIIGVVLEIYGFFLLFRGFFPVAVGFIRRVPVLGSLLSLPGISRLVDKIGESNNMV, from the exons ATGATTTCCCTCACGGATTCACAGA AAATTGGGATGGGGCTGACGGGGTTCGGTGTGTTTTTCCTCTTCTTTGGGATGGTGCTGTTTTTTGATAAAGCTCTCCTCGCCATTGGAAAT ATCCTGTTTGTGGCCGGCCTCTCCTTCGTCATCGGCCTGGAGCGGACGTTCAGGTTCTTCTTTCAGAAGCACAAAGTGAAAGCCACCAGCTTCTTCCTGGGGGGGGTGCTGGTGGTCCTGATCGGCTGGCCGATTATTGGAGTCGTTCTGGAGATCTACGGTTTCTTCCTTTTATTCAG AGGATTCTTCCCGGTGGCGGTGGGCTTCATCAGACGAGTACCCGTGCTCGGATCTTTGCTCAGTTTACCAGGGATCAGTCGA CTGGTGGATAAAATTGGGGAGAGCAACAACATGGTATAA